The genome window AGATCGACATCGCCAGATAGGTGTACGACGAGCTGAGCTCGGCATTGATCTGCTCGTTAATGGCTTGCTGAACGTTCTTGGAAAGCATGGCTCGAAACTCCCAACGGCCGCGGCTACTGCGAAAACGTTATGGTATCGCGAGTTAGGGCAGGTAGGTCAAGGGGAGTGTGGGGCAGCGTCTTGTCACGTATTGGCTGAACCGTCATAAGGAACGACAAACGACCAATGCTGCTCTTGCAAGTCCTCTTTGCTTGGGTTGCACTCGACATAACTGATAGCCCGGCGGATCTCTGTGTCGCCTGTTAAGTAGCAAATCCACTGCTTACGTGCCCAGGGTGTCGCGAGCCGCCCGTTCCGGTACGGTGCATTGGCGAACGGATGTAAACCGCGCCGGGTCAATTCCGTGGTCGCCGCCCCTTTGAGTAGGTTCGTCGCTTGCTCGGCTTTGTAGCGCGCACGGCCGATCACCAGATGTGTATGCCGAGGCATGATCGCGCAGGCGAAAACTCGTAAAGCCGAGCGGGCAACGAACAAGGCGAAGCCGGCGCCCACGGCTTGCGCTTGTCTTCCGGTGAATACGACCGGGCGCCGTGCGAGTGCAGCTTTGGCGCGCTCGCGGCTTGTTCGGTCATGCGGTACCGCGGCGACCGAGCGGCGCGTGGTGACTTTCGTGGCTGCGCCGCCGGCGACGTACAGTTCCCACGAGCGGACGTAATCGGACCACGACCCGCGTGGGTCGTTGGGGAGCCAGAACCCATAATTCGTGATGATTACGTGGTACGCGGCGACGGGCATGGTATGTCACGTGCGGCCGATGAATAACACGGGCGCCCCTGTGGGGCGGCTCAAAAATACTGGCGCCCCTGCGGGGCTGCCGTTAAACGTTGAATGACGCTCGGTTAGCGGCCGTCCCGCAGGGACGCCGTCGCCTCCAACTCCACGACCGCCGGCGTCAGCGGCGCTTCGGCCGCCATTTCGCGGATTTGCTCGGTGATTTTCATCGAGCAATATTTCGGGCCGCACATGCTGCAGAAATGCGCGCTTTTGAACGTGTCCTGCGGCAGCGTTTCGTCGTGCATCCGCCGGGCGGTTTCCGGGTCGAGCGACAGCCGGAACTGCTCGTTCCAGTCAAACGCGAACCGGGCACGCGACAGCGCGTCGTCGCGGTCGCGGGCGCCGGGGCGGTGCCGGGCCAGGTCGGCCGCGTGGGCCGCGATCTTATAGGCGATCACCCCCTGCCGCACGTCGTCCTGCTCGGGCAAGCCCAGGTGCTCCTTGGGCGTGACGTAGCACAGCATGGCCGCGCCGCTCCAGCCGGCCAAGGCCGCGCCGATGGCGCTTGTGATATGGTCGTAGCCCGGCGCGATATCGGTCACCAACGGGCCCAGCACGTAGAACGGAGCCTCGTGGCACCACTCGATCTGCTTCTTGATGTTCATGTCGATCTGGTCCATGGGGATATGGCCCGGCCCTTCGACCATGACCTGCGTCCCCTTCGCCCAACCGCGTTTGACCAGATCGCCCAAAACCTTCAGCTCGGCAAACTGGGCATCGTCACTGGCGTCGGCAATCGAGCCGGGCCGCAGCCCGTCGCCCAGGCTCCAGGTCACGTCGTACTGGCGCATGATGTCGCACAGGTCTTCGAAGTGCGTGAAGAGCGGGTTTTGCTGGCGGTGGGCCATCATCCACTTGGCAATTAGCGATCCGCCACGGCTGACAATGCCGGTGACGCGGCCCATAGTCAGGTGCAGGTGCTCGAGCAGCACGCCGCAATGGACGGTCATGTAGTCGACGCCCTGCTTGGCCTGATGCTCGACCATGTCGAGGAAGTGCTGCGGCCGCATATCCTCGATCTCGCCCCCCAGCTCTTCGAGCATCTGGTAAATGGGGACGGTGCCGATCGGGACGGGCGAGGCGGCGATGATCGCCTCGCGAATGCGGTTGATGTCCTTGCCGGTCGACAGGTCCATAACCGTGTCGGAACCGAAATGGACGGCCGTGTGCAGCTTTTCCAGCTCGCCCGCGGCGTCGCTGGTGACGGCCGAGTTGCCGATATTGGCGTTAATCTTTGTCTTGGCGGCAATGCCGATGCACATCGGCTCGAGCCGGCCGGCCAGGTGGACCGTGTTGGCGGGAATGACCATGCGGCCGCGGGCCACCTCGTCGCGAATCAGCTCCGCGGTCAATTGCTCGCGCTCGGCCACATATTCCATCTCGGGCGTGATCGTACCGGCCCGAGCGCTTTCAAACTGGGTTGCCACTGGCGACGGCCTCCGTGTAGCAAGAAAAGATGCGTGCGGCCGAACCGAAGTTGAAGCAAGACAAAAGGTTCGGCCCTGTTCCGGTCATCGTATCGGCGCGGGCGCGTTTGTCAAATGTGGTGCTGTTTTGGCCGCGGGGACTGCACGGCAGCGCTGGAGATACGTCGTGGCGCCGGTGGACGGCGCGCCTAGTTAGCCGGGGGGCTCGCCCCCCGTTTCGGCGCCGCCGGAAAAGGAAGCGGCCCGCAAGCGGGCCGGCTAAGTAAAGGAAGCAGTAGTCCCGGCGGCCGAAGCGTTCTCGCGCCGGCGGTCCGCGCCGCGCCGGGCTGACGCCTGTCTTTCTCCGCACTCCAGGAAAGTTCGGAAAAAAATCGAAATCGTCGCCCGCCTCGAATCCAGGCGACGATACACCGATACACGAAGCGAGCAGGCGGCCCCTACACGCTCGGTTCCGTCGGGCGGCGGAACTTCTTCCCTGATTGCTGTGGGCCGCACGCGTCTCGGCTCGGCTTCGTCACGTGTCTCGCGTTTCTGGTTCTGGATCGTTGCGCAAAGCGGGTTTTATGTCGAACGATGTGACTGTCGAAACGGTGGGCCCGACGGCCGGCGAAGTAGTCGAGGTCGTGACGGGCGTGGGCCGGCCGGTGGGGGGCGCCGAGGGGGAGACGCGCGAAGTGTGGCGCGTCGTGGCGGTCGACGGTTCGACGCGCGTTTTTCAGACCAAGCCGGCCGTCGAGTCGCAGGGCAAGCGATCCGCCGGCCGGCGCGTGACACCGTGCGATCTGCGTAGCAAGGCAGGGCCCGCGAAGCCGCTCTTTGCGTCGGGAAACACTGCACTGCCGACGTTGGTGGCCGAGGGGAATCCGGCGGCCGCCCTGCAGGCTGACACGGAATTGAGCGTCGAGCTGACGAGCGTGACGCAGGCGTGGCCGTCCTTGTCGCCAGGCATCCGCGGGGCGGTGATGGCGCTGATTCGCGCGGCATCTAAGGGCCGGCCGACACGCCCGGCCTCGGCACCGCGCCCCGAATAAAGTCGGCGATCTCGGTCAGACCCGCGCCGGGGGTGAAGACTTTGCCGACCCCCATCTCGATCAGACGCGGAATATCGCCGGCCGGAATGATCCCGCCCACGATCACCAGCACGTGCGAGAGCCCGCGCGCTTTCAACGCGTCGATCAGCACCGGCACGAGCGTTTGATGAGCGCCCGAGAGAAGGCTGATGCCCACGACGTCGGCGTCTTCATCCTCGACCGCGCGGACCACGGCCTCGGGCGTTTGCCACAGGCCGGTATAGATGACTTCCATGCCGGCATCGCGGAGCGCCCGGGCGACGACCTGGATGCCGCGATCATGCCCGTCGAGCCCGATCTTGGCTAGAACTACGCGGATAGGTCGAACGTCGGTCATGCGGCGGGTGGTACGTGAGTAGACGAAGGCAGAAGCGACGAATTGAGTCTAAATGGGCGCGCCTGGGTGCTCAAGGGGCGCGGGGAATGGCGCGCAACTCCACACCCTTCACTACCAAATCGCCAAATGCCGCACCGGCCCGTCACCCCTGAATGTACGTCTTCAGGTAGTGGTTTTCGAGAACGCACTGCTCGTGGTGCGATTTGACCAGGTCGCCGATCGAGACCAGACCGACCAGGTCTTCGCCCTGCACGATGGGCAGGTGACGCATGCGGCGCTCAGTCATGAGCTGCATGGTCTGTTCGATCGAATCACCGGGCGCGGCGGTGACCACGTCGCACGTCATGGCGGCCGTGATCGGCGTCTCTTCGAGCGGGCTGCGGCGCGCGGCGCACGCGCGAAGGATATCGCGCTCGGTGATGATTCCCACCATGCGGTCTTGCGTGCTGTCGCCACGGCGCCCCATCACGACCAAAGATCCGCAGTTGCATTTGACGAGCTTCTGGACGACGTCGTCCAGCGTGGCCGATTCGTCGATCGTGTAGACGTGCGTTCCTTTGACATTGAGAATGTCTTGCAGCGTCATCGCGGGCTCCCTCGAAAATGGGCGTGGGCGAAATGCGTTGCGACGCTCTCCGCCTCTCTGTTCCGCGTGAGCGAATGCTCCTCAAAAAGCATACTCTGCGCGCGGTCGTGCCGTCAAAGAAGTTTGCGGCGAGATTGCCAGCCATCCGCTGGACGGCTAGTCGTCGTGACTGGGCGCCCGCGCTTGTGAAAAAAAGTACAAGCAGGCGGCGGATCGACCATCACGCGTCACGTTGCCGATCGTGCAGCATACGCGATCAACGAGCCGGCATCTCGGCGATGCGAATCTTGCGGAACGACAGATCAGTGGTCCGATCGTGTCCCTGGATCGCTAGCGTGCCGGCTTTGAGCCGTAGCCCATCGCGGGCGTTTTCGTTCGGTGGGCGCGTGTCGGTAAAGTCGCTCACCTGGTAGCCGTTGACCCAGGCCGCCATGTGATCGCCCGAGACGACCAACGTCTTGTGAAACCAGACGAAGTCGTCCGGCACAACCTTACGAGCTTTTTGACGGTTGTAGATGCCGCCGGTGCCGTAATCCATCGGTCGAGCACGATCGAGCAGAAAGCCGTTTTGAATCTGGCTTTCGTAGCCTTGCCAGAAACCACCGGGAATCGTGCGGAAGAAGATCCCTGAGTTCAAGAACTTGCCGTTCGAGAAGATATCAAGCTGCAAGACGAAGTCGGCCCATTGCCCTTCGGTCTCGATCTGGCCGTTGCCGTTCTTGACGTTCAGGTCACCCTCGGGCGTGACAGTGAAGACGCTCTTCTTGTCGGGGAAGACCTTCCAGCCCGTCAGGTCGCGGCCGTTGAAGATCGATTCCAAGCCGAGCGGCCGGAGCTTGATGTTGCGAAACGCCACGGGGCCCTTGTTCAGTTGCAGCCCGATGCGGCCGCGACCCAAGGGCGCGGGGTCGGTGTAGTCGAGCACTTGCCGGCCATCGACCTTGACGACGAAGTGGCCGCCGCGGGCCGTGACCTCGAACGATTGCCAATCGTCGCTGTGAAGATATTCGGTAGCCTTTTGCCGGCCGACGAAGCTGCCTGTGTAGAAGGGGCTGGTATCGGGATCGGCGATGTTGAGCTCGTAGCAATCCTTGGCCGGATCGGTCGGCACGGCCGGCGTGCGCAAGAAGACGCCACTATTGGTGCCGCGCGGTGCGCGGAATTCGAGCTTCAGCTCGTAGTCGGCAAACTCGCTGGTCGTGGCCAACAGGCCCGGCTCGCCGGACGAGACCGTGATCGCGCCGTCGGCAACTTTCCAGTCAGCCTTCTTTTCGGCGTGCCAGCCAAAGGTGGTTTCGCCGTCGAAGAGCAGAATCCAGCCGTCATCGAGCTCTTCCGGCGTGAGTGTGTTAGGTGCGGCAGCTATCGCCGTCGTGGCGAAGCACGCGGCCGAAACGAATACGGAAGCAAGAATCGCGCGACGAAGAGAGCAAATCATGGGGGACTCGCGGCAAGTGGGCGGGATGGAAGATCAGGCGGGACGAGTGCGACAAGTCTAAATGCTGCGGTACCGAGCGGCAAGGATTGCAGATTAAGGGGCGTCTGCTTCCCCGGTTTCCGTGGTGACCGGCGAAGGAGACCAATGGAACTGGGGTGGCTCAGGGACTTCCATGATCACGTGTGTGATTACCAGCGATGCCACGGCCAGCACCGCCGAAAGGATCAACAGCCGGAAGCGGCGCTCGCTGCGCAACAGCGAGATGCAGGTCGTTATCAAACTCGCGAACCAGAAGAGGACTACAAGAAGAGCGCACACAACGGCTGGCCCGGTGTGATAGATGTCCTGTCGAGGGTCGATCGCCAGCAACCACCGACCGGCAATAGCCAGCGTCAGGCAGGCACTCGCCAAGGCAACAGTCACCCAGCCAAAGAATCGCCCTCGCGAGACCGGCTCGGGACGTTCGGGCTTCGCGGGAGCCTGTTCGAGGATCTTTTGTTCGTCAGACGCGGAGAAAACATCGGGTAGCGCAGCGGTTGCCCGGCGAATCGGGGCCAGCGCGCTTGTCACGAATGCGGCCCGCGTTGTCTCGGAGCCAATCGTGGCGGCCTCGGCTTGGACCAATTCTTCGGCTTCGGTGATAAGGACTCGGGCGCGGTCATAGTTGCCCGCGATGGCAACTCGTTCGGCTGTAATCGCGAGCAAATGGCAGGTTGTCGCGCGGCACAAATATCGTGAGTGTCGCTGGATAAGGTCGCGATACTGAGATTCGGCGTCGCCATCGGTCTGAGAGCCAAACTGGAAATGGGCAACTTCTGCCTCGGCAAGCCAGTCGGCACGCTCGGCAGCGACAGCGCGGCGATGCATGTCGTCCACGAGCGGTTGCACGTCGAAACCCCGACCATGATCGTGGTAGGCGCGAAGCGCGTCGCAATAAATCCGCACGGCACCATCATCTGCGGGGTGAGCGATAGCCTGGTCGAGCAGTTCATCGGCGTCCGGCCGCTCTTCGACAACGGCGATCGCAGCCGAAACCAAGGGCATAAGCACGTCCAATACCGCGGTCTTCCCCGCGCCGCGCGATTCGGCCCTGGCCAGCGATTCCGCCGCTGCCACTGGATCGGAAAGCTGCGTTTCAACGAGCGCCGTGCAGGCGTCGTAGACCGCCGCGCCGTCGGACTGCCCCAAGTCGGCTAGCAGCTCAGCGACGGATTTCATGCTTTTCAATGAGGCGCCAAGCTGTGGCGTTTTTTGTTGTGCGCCGTAGCGGACAATATCCAGCAACTGCCGGGCATCGTTATCCAGCTCGATGTGGCGACCCCGCGCGCGAAACGGGACAAGGCACACAAGCGCGAGTAGGGCCGAAATTCCAATCCAAGTTGTGAGAATATCAGAGTCGACTCCCGCGAAATGGAGTGCCAGGCCGACGGCCAGTCCCAGCAATGTCGCCACCGGTCCACCTAGAATGAAGCAGAATTGCTGACGTGGTTGGCGTCCGATGCGTTCCGACAGATGCAGCGTCAACCCCATGGTGATAGGGCGCGCGATGTAGAAGACGCTTCGGCCGATGCGCGCTTGAAACCAAGGCCGTCGAATCCCCACGCCCCATGACAACACGCGCAAGTTCATCAGCCGGGCGGCAATCGCGTGACCCGTTTCGTGCAGCACGATCGCCAGCACGTTGAGAGGAACAAGCGCGAGGACAACGACAAGCCACGAATCGGGCCAGAGAAAGGACATGCTCGCCGTCGGCATGAGTGAACGTCGTGTTCGGTTTGCAGCGGACCAGCCACCCACTGCCATCACTCTAACGACCCATAGTGCGGCCGTCATCTTGGCCGAGAATCCGCGGCCACATCGCGCGCGTGCTCCTGGAAGAACCGCACGATCAGGGCCGGGGCTTCTTTCGGAAAGACGTGGCCACCCGGGTGAATGAAGGCCACCAGGGGCGTGCCGGCTTTCGACGGATAGCTCGTGCAACCCGGCGCCCACTCGGTTCCCTTGTCACTGCAGCCGTTCAGCTTGCGGACGTCGGCCAGGGTCGCCTGCTGCAAAGCGAAGGGAGCAATGCGGTCCTGCACGCCGGCGACGTGGAAGACCGGCAGCGGCTTCGACAATTCCACCTGACCCCGTGGAGCTGACGACGGCGCGACCGCCGCGAAAAGGTCGGGGTGCGTGCTCCACAACAGGTACGTGAAAATCGCGCCGTTGGAATGGCCCGTGGCGTAGATTCGGTTCTCGTCGACGCGGTACTTCTCCTTGATCGTGGCCAGCATGTCGTCGAACAGTTTCAAATCGCGATCATCCTGGGCACCGGCCGAGATCTGCCAGCCGGGGCGCTTGCCCTGCGGATCGATCCGCGTCGGTGTATTCAGTCCCTGTGGATAGACCACGATCGCCTCGGGCCAGACGTCCTCGAGATGGAACGACCGATCCGCGTTCTTGCTGCTACCGCCGTGGCCGTGGAAAACGAACACGAGCGGCGCCGGCTCGGTCGTCTTGCCTCGTGGTGCATAGACCAGAGCCTCGCGCTTCGTATCGTCGACCGTCCAATGGAGATGCTCGGGCGTGGCGGTTAAGGCAATCGCCGCCAGGAGAATTGCAGCCTGCATGGAGGGAACTCCCAACCTTTTTTTTTGCTGATAAGCTTTCGCCTTCCGTTAGTATACGTCGCTCACATTAAACCACGGCCACGCCGGCAGGTTTCGCACCCGGCGGGTCGTGCTACGATTGCAAAAGCCGGCTTGGATATGATCCCGGGCCCTCTGCAGGATTAGGATCGAGGACACGAGCGATGCCGAGTACAAGTGGGATGAAGGGGGACGGATTCTACGATGCCAATTCTTCAGGGCAACGCGCCGCGATCGAGGCGTTGCTCTCCTGGATCGATGAAGCTGCCGAGCGGCTGGCGCTGCCCGAGGTGGGCCGGCCGCTCACGATCGCCGACTACGGCTCGTCCGAGGGAAGTAACGCCTTGCGGGCCATGCGGCAGGCGATCACGGCCTTGCGCCGTCGCGGCGCCGCGCATCCGATCTGGGCGGTGTTCAGCGATCTTTCGACCAACAACTTCAATCAACTGTTCGCCAATCTTGCCGGCGCCAAAGCGTTGCCAGCCGCGGAGGACGGCGTCTTTAGCGCCGCGATCGGGGGCTCGTTCTACGAATCGCTTTTGCCGCCGGCGACTGTTCAGCTAGCCATGTCATTCAACGCGGTGCTGTGGCTCGACCACTTGCCCGCCGAGCCGCTGGAGAATTTTGTCGTCTACCTGGGGCCACGCTCGCACCGCGCGGACATACGCGTGCCGCCGACCGTGGCCCAGGCCTTTGCCCGGCTGGCGAAAGGCAATCTCGAGCAATTCTTACGCTGCCGGGCCGGCGAATTGGCTCGCGGCGGGCGGCTCCTGGTATCGCAGCCAGGAAGTAACCAGGAATATTGCACAGGCGAAGGATTGTACGACCTGGTGCATGACGCATGTCTCGACCTGATCAGCGCCGGTCGGCTCGATCGGGCGGCGTACGCGAAGGTGACGATGCCGATCTACTTTCGCACCGTCGAGGAAATGCTCGCGCCGGTTGATGACATTACCGGTCCGCTACGTGATGCCTTTGCCGTCGAGCGGGCCGAGACGCAGGAAGTGGCGGTCCCATTCGCGGTCGAATATGAACAGTCCGGCGATTTGGCAACGTACGTAAAGCGCTACGTCGGCTTCGCCCAGGCTTTTACCGAGCCCATCCTGCGCGGCGTGCTCGATTCTGCCTACGGTCCTGAACTTGTGCCCGCGATTTACGAGCGGATGAAAGAGCGCCTGGCCGCCGAGCCGGGGCGATACGCGTTTCGCTACCTGCAGACCATTCTGCTGCTGGCGAAACGATGATCTCGCGCTCGCGCTCTTATTTCGCGGCAGGAGCCGGCTGTTGTTTGCCGGGTTCGGCCGCTTTGGCCGGTGGCACTTCGGCGGCGTATAGATAGTCCATCACGCGCGGCTCATCAAAGGGCGTCACCTCGTACAGCACCAGATTGCCCAACTCTTTCTGGAACAGGTGCAACCCACTATCGGGGCTGGGCGGAATGACGCCGTCTTCCTCGTTTTCTTTCCGGTCGACAAAAACCATGACGGGCTTGCCGTCAACGCGCGCGAGCATCGTCGTTGTATAGCGGCTCATCCCGCCGCAGTAGGCGAGCCCGACCATGCCGCTCCCTGGCGGCATGGTGGCCAGCAGCAAGCCCTGCCCTTGCCGTTCTTTGAACGTCGACGCGAAGATATGGTCGTCTTCGCAGACCCAGGTTGGTTTGAAACCTTCGGCGACGCGGGTGTTGTAGATCGTGGCCACGGGAAGCCGCGGGTTATAGACCGGCGGCCGATTGGCAGGCGAAAAGAACTGCCAGCCCAAGATCGCCCAGGCGACGACCGCGGCCACGGCCGCGGCCGCGAGCGGCAAGCGCCTTCGCCGTGGCCTTGCATAGAGAATGGTGGTGACGGTGGCCGCCTCGCGCAGCCGCGCCGCCAGATCGGTCGGCGCCGCGGGAGGAGCAAACCGATGCACGAGCACTTGATCAATGCGCTTTTGCAAAGCCAACTCGCCCGTCAACTCCGGAGATAACGCGGCCTCGCGCGCAAACGCCCTGCGCGCGGGCTCCGGCAGCGTACCGTCGAGGTACGCATCGAGCTGTTCGCGCAGGGAATTGTACGGCTGACCGCTCATAGTGGAGTTGTCTTGTCCGGTGAGTCGAGGCTAGGGGAATATCGGCCTTGCAGTCGTTGTCGCAATTGCTCGCGACCTCGGTGCACGTGACTCATAGCTGTTCCCTGCGGAATCTGCAGGGCTTCGGCGATTTCGGCGTAGGACAATTGTTCGATGATCCGCAGCAGTAGACAGGCACGCCCGATGTCGCTGACGCTTTGCAGTGCTCCCAGCACTTCGTCGTCGAATTCCGTTTGCAGCTGCGCGAGATGGCCTTCTTGGCTGACGGTACTGTTGTCGCTATTGCGGTGCGTTGGCGCCAATGTACCCACGCGATCGAGCGTTAGCGGATCGGTGGGCAGGGTGCTTTGGCGGTTGGATTTTCTCAAGTGGTTCAGGGCGGTGAGCCGCACGATTTGCGACATCCAGGCCGAGAAGCTTGTTCCGGTCGTGAACTCGTCCAGTTTGCGCAGCGCCACAAGCGCCGCATCTTGCACGATGTCATCGGCCTCTGTGCGGTCACCAGTAATGGCCGCGGCAATCAACCAGAGTCGTCGGTACGAGCCGGTCAACTGCGCCGCGAACGATTCCACGTCAAGCACGGGGGAGCGCCTGCACCATCTCGTCTGCGCCGGATAATAAGCGGAAGGGTCTGCATCGCACGCTCGAGCATGGGGCACACGCGCTGCCACGGTTTTAAAACAAGTGCGTAGCCGGCCGCCCGTGGAGACCTGGGCTGGAGGGCTCGCCACGTCATGGTCGGCTACGCACCTGGGCCCCGCTGCGGGCAGGGCCTATTTCATAACACACCGGGCGGGATCCCGCGTACCGCCATACACCAATGTCGCCAGCGAGGCAAAGCCTTGCAGTAAAATGGCGAAAAACTCGCCACCGCCGGGCGGATGCCCTCACCGCCGGGACGCATCGCGCCTGTTTCGAATGCCCCAACCCCTTGCCGAATTTACCTGTGCCTAATTGCGAGGCGTACTAACCGGTTCGGCGCCGGAGCGGGTCGAAAGTGCGTTGTAGACCGCGCCATCGAGCGAAGTTGGCAGGAATTCGACATGCCCATCGGCAAAAAGAAAATTCACGCCGGCCCCGTGCAGGCTATAAAACTGATTGATTTCACTCTGCGGGCTTCCTGGACCATTGGCGCCAGCGTAGCCCAGGATCATGCCCGAACTAGGCTTCTTATTAGGCAGTGAGATCTCGCCTTCGGTCGGGTCCGGAAATAGCGAGGCCCCGGTAACGGCCCCGACCCAGGTCCCCTCGCC of Pirellulales bacterium contains these proteins:
- a CDS encoding CBS domain-containing protein, encoding MTLQDILNVKGTHVYTIDESATLDDVVQKLVKCNCGSLVVMGRRGDSTQDRMVGIITERDILRACAARRSPLEETPITAAMTCDVVTAAPGDSIEQTMQLMTERRMRHLPIVQGEDLVGLVSIGDLVKSHHEQCVLENHYLKTYIQG
- the thiC gene encoding phosphomethylpyrimidine synthase ThiC; this translates as MATQFESARAGTITPEMEYVAEREQLTAELIRDEVARGRMVIPANTVHLAGRLEPMCIGIAAKTKINANIGNSAVTSDAAGELEKLHTAVHFGSDTVMDLSTGKDINRIREAIIAASPVPIGTVPIYQMLEELGGEIEDMRPQHFLDMVEHQAKQGVDYMTVHCGVLLEHLHLTMGRVTGIVSRGGSLIAKWMMAHRQQNPLFTHFEDLCDIMRQYDVTWSLGDGLRPGSIADASDDAQFAELKVLGDLVKRGWAKGTQVMVEGPGHIPMDQIDMNIKKQIEWCHEAPFYVLGPLVTDIAPGYDHITSAIGAALAGWSGAAMLCYVTPKEHLGLPEQDDVRQGVIAYKIAAHAADLARHRPGARDRDDALSRARFAFDWNEQFRLSLDPETARRMHDETLPQDTFKSAHFCSMCGPKYCSMKITEQIREMAAEAPLTPAVVELEATASLRDGR
- a CDS encoding DUF1080 domain-containing protein gives rise to the protein MICSLRRAILASVFVSAACFATTAIAAAPNTLTPEELDDGWILLFDGETTFGWHAEKKADWKVADGAITVSSGEPGLLATTSEFADYELKLEFRAPRGTNSGVFLRTPAVPTDPAKDCYELNIADPDTSPFYTGSFVGRQKATEYLHSDDWQSFEVTARGGHFVVKVDGRQVLDYTDPAPLGRGRIGLQLNKGPVAFRNIKLRPLGLESIFNGRDLTGWKVFPDKKSVFTVTPEGDLNVKNGNGQIETEGQWADFVLQLDIFSNGKFLNSGIFFRTIPGGFWQGYESQIQNGFLLDRARPMDYGTGGIYNRQKARKVVPDDFVWFHKTLVVSGDHMAAWVNGYQVSDFTDTRPPNENARDGLRLKAGTLAIQGHDRTTDLSFRKIRIAEMPAR
- a CDS encoding alpha/beta hydrolase-fold protein; this translates as MQAAILLAAIALTATPEHLHWTVDDTKREALVYAPRGKTTEPAPLVFVFHGHGGSSKNADRSFHLEDVWPEAIVVYPQGLNTPTRIDPQGKRPGWQISAGAQDDRDLKLFDDMLATIKEKYRVDENRIYATGHSNGAIFTYLLWSTHPDLFAAVAPSSAPRGQVELSKPLPVFHVAGVQDRIAPFALQQATLADVRKLNGCSDKGTEWAPGCTSYPSKAGTPLVAFIHPGGHVFPKEAPALIVRFFQEHARDVAADSRPR
- a CDS encoding site-2 protease family protein, whose product is MSFLWPDSWLVVVLALVPLNVLAIVLHETGHAIAARLMNLRVLSWGVGIRRPWFQARIGRSVFYIARPITMGLTLHLSERIGRQPRQQFCFILGGPVATLLGLAVGLALHFAGVDSDILTTWIGISALLALVCLVPFRARGRHIELDNDARQLLDIVRYGAQQKTPQLGASLKSMKSVAELLADLGQSDGAAVYDACTALVETQLSDPVAAAESLARAESRGAGKTAVLDVLMPLVSAAIAVVEERPDADELLDQAIAHPADDGAVRIYCDALRAYHDHGRGFDVQPLVDDMHRRAVAAERADWLAEAEVAHFQFGSQTDGDAESQYRDLIQRHSRYLCRATTCHLLAITAERVAIAGNYDRARVLITEAEELVQAEAATIGSETTRAAFVTSALAPIRRATAALPDVFSASDEQKILEQAPAKPERPEPVSRGRFFGWVTVALASACLTLAIAGRWLLAIDPRQDIYHTGPAVVCALLVVLFWFASLITTCISLLRSERRFRLLILSAVLAVASLVITHVIMEVPEPPQFHWSPSPVTTETGEADAP
- a CDS encoding cobalamin B12-binding domain-containing protein yields the protein MTDVRPIRVVLAKIGLDGHDRGIQVVARALRDAGMEVIYTGLWQTPEAVVRAVEDEDADVVGISLLSGAHQTLVPVLIDALKARGLSHVLVIVGGIIPAGDIPRLIEMGVGKVFTPGAGLTEIADFIRGAVPRPGVSAGP
- a CDS encoding RNA polymerase sigma factor: MLDVESFAAQLTGSYRRLWLIAAAITGDRTEADDIVQDAALVALRKLDEFTTGTSFSAWMSQIVRLTALNHLRKSNRQSTLPTDPLTLDRVGTLAPTHRNSDNSTVSQEGHLAQLQTEFDDEVLGALQSVSDIGRACLLLRIIEQLSYAEIAEALQIPQGTAMSHVHRGREQLRQRLQGRYSPSLDSPDKTTPL